In Planctomycetia bacterium, a genomic segment contains:
- a CDS encoding TylF/MycF/NovP-related O-methyltransferase yields MWLRNARFQRLIGGGVLERISIGTVATLELLGLVGHKDPAIVRLIRQVRRERRWLVTANEAFLVYSLARSTAKLSGSMAEVGVYQGGSAKMICEAKGETPLHLFDTFEGLPESSAADNHVHVPGQYACSLGSVRTYLSGYSNVHFHKGRFPDGTLPLANARFSFVHFDVDLYQSTLDCLRFFYERMLPGGVMLSHDYSILAGVRQAFAEFLADKAEELVELPSTQCLVIKL; encoded by the coding sequence ATGTGGCTAAGAAACGCGCGCTTCCAACGCCTCATCGGCGGTGGCGTCCTGGAGCGAATCTCGATCGGGACCGTGGCGACGCTAGAGCTGCTGGGTCTCGTCGGCCATAAGGATCCGGCGATTGTGCGTTTGATCCGCCAGGTACGCCGTGAGCGGCGTTGGTTGGTAACGGCCAATGAAGCCTTTTTGGTGTACTCCCTGGCGCGATCAACTGCCAAGTTGTCGGGCAGCATGGCCGAGGTGGGTGTGTACCAGGGAGGCTCCGCCAAGATGATCTGCGAGGCAAAAGGGGAAACCCCCTTGCATTTGTTCGATACGTTTGAGGGCCTGCCGGAATCGAGTGCGGCCGACAATCACGTACATGTCCCTGGCCAATACGCATGCAGTCTGGGCTCGGTGCGAACGTATTTGAGCGGTTACTCTAACGTGCATTTTCACAAAGGTCGCTTTCCCGATGGCACCCTGCCACTCGCGAACGCTAGGTTTTCTTTCGTCCATTTCGATGTCGACTTGTACCAGAGCACTCTCGATTGCCTCCGGTTCTTCTACGAGCGGATGCTCCCTGGCGGAGTCATGCTGTCGCATGATTACTCGATCCTGGCCGGAGTGCGACAGGCATTTGCCGAGTTCCTGGCTGATAAGGCGGAAGAACTGGTTGAGTTGCCAAGCACTCAGTGTCTGGTGATCAAGCTGTAG